The Mytilus edulis chromosome 4, xbMytEdul2.2, whole genome shotgun sequence nucleotide sequence gacccagtggtgtaaatcgttatcaatggtaccaggacatataaagctttattacaactgtcacataaacttaacattaaccaataaaactaaacattgaccaatgaaccctgaaaatgaggtcaagatcagatgaaccTTGCCAGACAGGCATGTACAGTTAACAATTCtctcatacaacaaatatagttgacctattgcttattgtttaagaaaagcagaccaaaacacaaaaacttaacactgagcaatgaaccatgaaaatgaggtcatggtcaaataaaacctgcgcgactgacatgtAGATTATAAAATAGttccatataccaaatacagttgacctattgcatatagtattagaaaaaaaagaccataactcaaaatattaactttaccactgaaccatgaaaatgatgtcaaggtcagacgacacctgtcagttggacatgtacaccttacattctttccatacaccgaatattatagacctattgcttatagtatctgagatatggacttgaccaccaaaacttaactttgttcactgatccatcaAATGAGATCGTGGTTGAGTGAATAATGTcggacgggcatgaggaccttgcaaggtacgcacataccaaatatagttatcctattacttataataagagagaatttaacattaaaaaaatcttaacatttttttcaagtagtcactgaaccatgaaaataaggtcaagaacattggacatgtgactgactgaAACTTCGTATCATGAGGCACCCATATACAAAGAATGaaacatccaggtcttccaccttctacaatatatagcttttaagaagatAGCTAACgccgccaccggatcactatccctatgtcgaactttctgcgacaaaagtcgcaggctcgataAAAACCACCAAATAAGAAAGTCGTATCTGAAAACAATTATTACCTGCTGACATTGAATGCAAATCCAGTTATAACCCTTGAAGGGGGTGCTCTCAATCCCAGCAAAGGTAACCATCCCTGCCTTGAAATCATAATGTGCTTGTTCTAACCATTTTCGACCTAAATATATTTGTGGATTAGGTTTTCCACTGCAATGGAAATTTCTTGCAGAATCTGTAGTACTATGAAAACTCGAACTATATGCAAATTCGGATGAACTATTTGCAAACGATTGACTACTTTCACCCTCTGGTTCATTTTCAGAGCAGTATGTATGAACTTCCAGAATCTCTACTTCGGGAATACAAGTAGACCGGTTGATCTTATCACCGGCATTTACACAGTAAAACAAACTTCCATTCATTTGTACAATTATAGTAATAATAACATATATGTATTGAAGATTTCCGTCTATATTGCAGTTATTCCGAGGATATTTCGTAACCGCATACTCTTTGACGTGAATGGGTTTCAGTGGACTACGTATATACGAATACAAGTCCACTGGAACAAAAGAGCCTGGACAAGGAAACCAAGCTTGCTTTAAATCAGCATCTTCAATAAAAGGAATACCAATTTGCGTTAATCTGTCCTGGATCAAATTTAATTGCATATGCACAATATTGAGGATTTTTAGTAAACTTCCACGCAAAAACTTATAATTGCAAATTCTCCGAAGCGTTTCTTCAAGTTGAACATCATAAGCTTGTAACCAATCATTTGTCCTTAAGTTTATGTCGTCAATGTACATTATATCAGCGGATTCCAAGTAAAAGCATACCTTTTCTGTGGTCGAGCACTCACGTCCATATTCATCTACCAAAGATGTTTTTAATTCTGATACTGTTAATAGACGTAAACGCCTTAGTTTAGCAAAGACTGTCTTCATCGTACCTGTATTAAAGTCTTTTTTCAATAACTGCTGGTCATGTTTGACAAATCTTAAAACAGCTGTGATAAAAGTATCACTGGTTAGACATTCCTGTAGTTCCAAGACAGTTTGACTCTCTTTGAAAGGAACTTTTTTGTTTGTCAATTTTTCTGTAAGAATTGACTTAATTGATACTGGGCGATGTATTTCTGGCAATATTGAGAACAAATCAGGTAACTCAGCTACGTTAAAGCCGAGACATTCAAGTTTTGCTATAAAAGTTAAT carries:
- the LOC139520247 gene encoding uncharacterized protein; the encoded protein is MRTDPTINSFCKVLEEIHQHTKERHLSPPEIDCTIKAMLGLMKSLQNLENPLTKLEVNVLFLLSENNLLLPSDNLNYDSLEIPRESLKGNAELTFIAKLECLGFNVAELPDLFSILPEIHRPVSIKSILTEKLTNKKVPFKESQTVLELQECLTSDTFITAVLRFVKHDQQLLKKDFNTGTMKTVFAKLRRLRLLTVSELKTSLVDEYGRECSTTEKVCFYLESADIMYIDDINLRTNDWLQAYDVQLEETLRRICNYKFLRGSLLKILNIVHMQLNLIQDRLTQIGIPFIEDADLKQAWFPCPGSFVPVDLYSYIRSPLKPIHVKEYAVTKYPRNNCNIDGNLQYIYVIITIIVQMNGSLFYCVNAGDKINRSTCIPEVEILEVHTYCSENEPEGESSQSFANSSSEFAYSSSFHSTTDSARNFHCSGKPNPQIYLGRKWLEQAHYDFKAGMVTFAGIESTPFKGYNWICIQCQQAAEKAIKSAKCATDYDSLAMSHNLTDNIPDFDGRLTDLALQLKRILRDVNLLRYPDNQGTIPADRYSKDNATQALEITNEVLQYVSGKYFPNEI